A region of Reichenbachiella carrageenanivorans DNA encodes the following proteins:
- a CDS encoding BT_3928 family protein, with translation MKLVLTAVRFFVGGLFIFSGLIKVNDPVGTAIKMEEYFEIFSLDIAGFFHYLVPFSLAISIFLVVIEVVLGVALLVNFKQNWTLKSLLVIIVFFTALTGFSAITNSVTDCGCFGDAIKLTPWESFIKDLVLLAMILFLYLSQHDIQSKSAEKRSFFIVSATLILSLGLALYAVAHLPFIDFRAYKVGNHIPTEMKPSEDFVYEYVMEKDGKEYRFENYPTDKSYQFVAMNHLNPEAAPKITDFGVWNDDGDFTAEVFTGNKLFVILYDVSKTNETSITDINTLIQALGDQIEVYALTASDGTTFETFQKKVNLAIPYYYTDATVLKTITRSNPGLWLLQDGTVKGKWHYNDVPNYGELLDLVQ, from the coding sequence ATGAAATTAGTATTGACCGCAGTAAGATTTTTTGTAGGAGGGTTATTCATTTTCTCGGGCCTAATCAAAGTAAACGACCCTGTAGGTACGGCGATCAAAATGGAAGAATATTTCGAAATCTTCTCTCTAGATATCGCTGGCTTCTTCCATTATTTAGTCCCTTTCTCATTGGCTATTTCTATTTTCTTGGTAGTAATCGAGGTGGTACTAGGCGTAGCACTTTTGGTCAACTTCAAGCAAAACTGGACTTTAAAATCATTGCTTGTCATTATTGTGTTTTTCACAGCTCTCACGGGATTTTCGGCGATTACCAATAGCGTGACCGACTGTGGCTGTTTTGGCGATGCTATCAAACTGACACCATGGGAGTCATTCATCAAAGACCTTGTACTGCTGGCAATGATTCTGTTTTTATATTTGAGCCAGCACGATATCCAATCAAAATCGGCAGAAAAACGAAGTTTTTTTATAGTAAGCGCTACACTTATATTGTCTTTAGGCTTGGCACTTTATGCTGTAGCTCATTTACCATTTATAGATTTTAGAGCGTATAAAGTGGGGAACCATATACCCACAGAAATGAAACCTTCTGAAGACTTCGTCTATGAATATGTGATGGAAAAGGATGGAAAAGAATATCGATTTGAAAATTACCCTACAGACAAATCCTATCAATTTGTAGCCATGAATCATCTCAATCCAGAAGCAGCGCCTAAGATTACGGATTTTGGTGTGTGGAATGATGATGGGGATTTTACTGCTGAAGTTTTTACAGGCAACAAGCTGTTTGTGATCCTATACGATGTATCAAAAACCAACGAAACTAGTATCACCGACATCAATACGCTGATTCAGGCCTTGGGCGATCAAATAGAAGTGTATGCACTCACCGCTTCGGATGGCACCACCTTCGAAACCTTTCAAAAGAAGGTGAACCTAGCCATTCCATATTATTACACTGATGCCACGGTACTCAAAACCATCACCCGTTCCAACCCTGGGCTATGGCTACTCCAAGACGGCACAGTAAAAGGCAAGTGGCACTACAATGATGTGCCCAACTATGGAGAACTACTAGATTTGGTACAGTAG